In Microbulbifer salipaludis, a genomic segment contains:
- the aat gene encoding leucyl/phenylalanyl-tRNA--protein transferase, whose translation MSNDTDETLSLLDPDTIAFPDTSAALRDPNGLLAIGGDLTPEWLIAAYRRGIFPWFSDDQPILWWSPSPRCIVRPDTVRFSRSLRKVIRQGRYQLTFDQAFEQVLEGCAGPRAQESGTWITDEMHDAYLAMHHLGHAHSVEAWLDGKLVGGLYGLAMGRVFFGESMFHRATDASKVAFAGLVRQLASWGCELIDCQVSNPHLSSLGAIEVSREVFERLLNAGIAAPAFPSPWPAAPAPELLAQP comes from the coding sequence TTGAGCAACGATACGGATGAGACCCTGTCACTGCTGGACCCGGACACCATCGCCTTTCCGGACACATCCGCCGCGCTGCGCGACCCCAACGGCTTGCTGGCGATTGGCGGCGATCTCACGCCGGAATGGCTTATCGCCGCCTATCGGCGGGGTATATTTCCGTGGTTTTCAGACGACCAGCCAATCCTCTGGTGGTCTCCCTCCCCCCGCTGTATCGTGCGCCCGGATACCGTCCGGTTCAGTCGCAGCCTTAGAAAGGTCATCCGCCAGGGGCGCTACCAGCTGACATTCGACCAGGCGTTTGAGCAGGTGCTCGAGGGATGTGCCGGGCCGCGCGCCCAGGAGTCCGGCACCTGGATCACCGACGAAATGCATGACGCTTACCTGGCCATGCACCACCTGGGGCACGCGCATTCCGTGGAGGCCTGGCTGGATGGCAAGCTGGTGGGCGGGCTCTACGGGCTGGCGATGGGCCGCGTGTTTTTCGGCGAATCCATGTTTCACCGCGCCACAGATGCCTCAAAAGTCGCATTTGCGGGTCTGGTGCGGCAGCTCGCCAGCTGGGGCTGTGAGCTGATTGACTGCCAGGTCAGCAACCCGCACCTTTCCAGCCTGGGGGCAATCGAGGTCAGCCGCGAAGTCTTCGAGCGCCTTTTAAACGCCGGGATAGCCGCACCCGCCTTCCCCTCGCCCTGGCCTGCAGCACCGGCGCCGGAACTGCTTGCCCAGCCGTGA